From a single Intestinibaculum porci genomic region:
- a CDS encoding tRNA 2-thiocytidine biosynthesis TtcA family protein, translating to MDKIKEIERSIIKPYRKAIWRPFCKAVTEYELIQDGDSIMVCISGGKDSFLLAKCMQEIQRHGKVKFDLHFVCMDPGYNEFNRSMIEDNAKTLGIPLEIFETDIFDSVAGGAFKQPCYFCAKMRRGYLYKHAQTIGCNKIALGHHFDDVIETTLLSMFYGSEVKTMMPKLHSDHYAGLEVIRPLFKVREEAIIKWREANELTFINCACRFTEGCSLIDDGSSKRKEMKTLIKRMSARNPKVAENIFIAMHNVNLDCVIDYKKDGVKHSFLEDYYDPENYEVTEEIERF from the coding sequence ATGGATAAAATTAAAGAAATCGAAAGAAGTATTATTAAACCTTACCGAAAAGCGATCTGGCGTCCTTTCTGTAAGGCAGTTACAGAATATGAATTAATCCAGGATGGAGATTCCATCATGGTATGTATCTCCGGCGGGAAAGATTCCTTCCTGCTCGCTAAATGTATGCAGGAAATTCAAAGACATGGCAAAGTCAAATTTGACTTACACTTTGTCTGCATGGATCCTGGTTATAATGAATTCAACCGCTCAATGATTGAAGACAACGCGAAAACTTTAGGCATTCCTCTGGAAATCTTCGAAACCGATATTTTCGATTCCGTTGCTGGCGGGGCCTTTAAACAGCCATGTTACTTCTGCGCTAAAATGCGTCGCGGCTATCTCTATAAACATGCCCAGACCATTGGCTGTAATAAGATTGCCTTAGGACATCACTTCGATGATGTCATTGAAACAACCTTATTATCCATGTTCTATGGTTCAGAAGTCAAAACAATGATGCCGAAGCTTCATTCCGACCATTATGCCGGCTTAGAAGTTATTCGCCCATTATTTAAAGTCCGTGAAGAAGCTATTATTAAATGGCGTGAAGCTAATGAGTTAACCTTCATCAACTGTGCCTGCCGTTTCACCGAAGGCTGCAGCTTAATTGATGATGGTTCCTCTAAGCGTAAGGAAATGAAGACCTTAATCAAACGGATGTCAGCGCGTAACCCAAAAGTTGCGGAAAACATCTTTATTGCCATGCACAATGTCAATTTAGACTGCGTTATTGATTATAAAAAAGATGGTGTGAAACATAGTTTCTTAGAAGACTACTATGATCCTGAAAACTATGAAGTCACAGAAGAAATTGAACGTTTTTAA
- a CDS encoding cysteine desulfurase family protein, with the protein MVYLDYCANAPVDPQVLDTFYNITKNIYANPNSIHKLGREAARILDEHADHIASYFNVTREELIFTSGATESNNLAIKGICERYRNRGKHIIIGAMEHNSLVSSAMRMQEMGFEVELAPIDQDGHVDLEELEWMIRDDTILVAIAAVDSELGIVQDIPAIGSLLAKYPQLYYHVDASQAIGKVDLDYSLCDLITFTPHKFGGIIGTGVLVKRKDVSLKIQMDGGKSTSIYRSGTPMLANVVACDEALTIAMAHQKERESYVHMLQQNLLDFLKDFPEVHINNTKYSDAYVVNFSILGVRAELFSEALEAHEIYLSTKTSCCPVNAPSKIVFALTKDKKLASTSLRLSLSHLTTPEEIEAFKQAFVLSLKEIKENG; encoded by the coding sequence ATGGTTTATTTAGACTACTGTGCCAATGCCCCGGTTGATCCGCAGGTCCTTGACACTTTTTATAACATTACAAAAAATATCTATGCAAATCCTAACTCCATCCATAAATTAGGTAGAGAGGCAGCCCGCATCCTTGATGAGCATGCGGATCATATCGCCTCTTATTTTAACGTTACCAGAGAGGAACTGATTTTCACCTCTGGAGCGACGGAATCGAATAACCTCGCCATTAAAGGTATTTGTGAACGTTACCGCAATCGCGGCAAACATATCATTATTGGGGCGATGGAACATAATTCTCTCGTTTCATCGGCGATGCGTATGCAGGAAATGGGCTTTGAAGTGGAGTTAGCCCCGATCGATCAGGATGGTCACGTTGACTTAGAAGAGCTAGAATGGATGATTCGTGATGATACGATTCTCGTTGCCATTGCGGCGGTTGATAGCGAACTCGGCATCGTTCAGGATATTCCGGCAATCGGCAGCCTTCTCGCGAAGTATCCGCAGCTTTATTATCATGTCGATGCTTCCCAGGCAATCGGGAAGGTTGATCTTGATTACTCGTTATGTGATCTGATCACTTTTACCCCTCATAAATTTGGCGGCATCATCGGCACCGGTGTCTTAGTGAAGCGCAAAGATGTATCTTTAAAGATCCAGATGGATGGCGGAAAATCCACTTCCATCTATCGCAGCGGTACCCCGATGTTAGCGAATGTCGTCGCTTGTGATGAAGCGTTAACCATTGCCATGGCGCATCAAAAAGAGCGTGAATCCTACGTGCACATGCTCCAGCAAAATCTTCTGGACTTTCTCAAAGATTTTCCCGAAGTCCACATTAACAACACTAAGTATTCGGATGCTTATGTGGTCAACTTCTCAATCTTAGGCGTACGGGCTGAATTATTCAGCGAAGCTTTAGAAGCCCATGAGATTTATCTCTCAACCAAAACGAGCTGTTGCCCGGTCAATGCCCCTAGTAAGATTGTCTTTGCCTTAACGAAAGATAAGAAGCTCGCTTCCACCTCTTTACGTTTAAGTCTCTCGCATTTAACAACCCCTGAAGAAATTGAAGCCTTCAAGCAGGCATTTGTATTAAGTTTAAAGGAAATCAAAGAAAATGGATAA
- a CDS encoding L,D-transpeptidase family protein translates to MYLDDVTGDQVIVVSPNGLYLRENVPLYDVVLYEKKDSWRKIYAVHNGRAGRHGLNAHRVANDGTTPIGLFELKYAFGEKKALSQVSTAMPTKVITPTSYWGGDDWGEYANRWCETDHPLGKDYEHLADYQDRQYALALVIGYNYDYFEKGKGTAIFFHCVGEGNTAGCVAVEKEDMKIFLEALKPHAYIMIQK, encoded by the coding sequence ATGTATCTTGATGATGTCACAGGGGATCAGGTGATCGTTGTTTCACCTAATGGATTGTATTTAAGAGAAAACGTGCCACTTTATGATGTCGTTTTATATGAAAAGAAAGATTCCTGGCGAAAGATTTACGCTGTCCATAATGGTCGAGCCGGGCGCCATGGGTTAAATGCCCATCGCGTTGCTAATGATGGGACAACACCGATCGGCCTTTTTGAACTTAAGTATGCCTTTGGGGAGAAAAAGGCTTTATCACAAGTTTCTACCGCAATGCCGACCAAGGTCATTACCCCGACCTCTTACTGGGGCGGTGATGACTGGGGAGAGTATGCTAATCGCTGGTGTGAAACAGATCATCCGCTAGGAAAAGATTATGAACATTTGGCTGATTATCAGGATCGACAGTATGCTTTAGCGCTGGTCATCGGTTATAATTATGATTACTTTGAAAAAGGCAAGGGGACAGCGATCTTCTTCCATTGCGTAGGCGAGGGGAACACTGCTGGCTGTGTTGCCGTCGAAAAAGAAGATATGAAAATCTTCTTAGAAGCTTTAAAGCCTCACGCTTATATTATGATTCAAAAGTAA